The proteins below are encoded in one region of Segatella copri:
- a CDS encoding lytic transglycosylase domain-containing protein produces the protein MKRITMVLVSMLMLTLEIHAASAATSGNVSSTTEMDWTPVMDAIIQVESKGDPKAKSGNSVGVMQITPILVAECNNILKRKKSKKRYTLADRYNVAKSKEMFLLIQSVYNPLNSIEHAIRSWNGGNHFSKKRTQRYFEKVMKLLKK, from the coding sequence ATGAAGAGAATAACAATGGTATTAGTTAGCATGTTAATGCTGACATTAGAAATTCATGCAGCGTCGGCTGCAACATCAGGAAATGTATCCTCTACCACCGAGATGGACTGGACTCCAGTGATGGACGCTATCATTCAGGTAGAGAGTAAGGGTGACCCGAAAGCTAAGAGCGGTAACTCTGTAGGTGTGATGCAGATCACTCCAATTTTAGTAGCAGAATGTAATAATATTCTGAAGCGCAAGAAATCGAAGAAGCGCTACACTTTGGCTGATAGATATAATGTAGCTAAATCTAAAGAAATGTTTCTATTGATTCAGAGTGTCTACAATCCTCTTAATAGTATCGAGCACGCAATCCGTTCATGGAATGGCGGTAATCATTTCAGTAAGAAGCGTACTCAGAGATATTTCGAGAAGGTAATGAAACTTTTGAAAAAGTAA
- a CDS encoding SusD/RagB family nutrient-binding outer membrane lipoprotein: MKRYKFLSAALLGALLTMGTVTSCSDSGYLDINYNPNYPSTASYKQLLPAAEGSIVAVSGLYQQITGDFWCQYVTQGNSTNQYNTLSNYAVTTSGSIPPVTTIWQNTYANSLEDLKLALASAEESKAWNYWMVAKILQAYNFLVLTDTYGDIPFTGALDVENNPHAAFDDSKTVVYPGILEMLDAAIAKLDDAKAAEKASPLGTADCFLGGSMDSWAGFAKSLKLKMYLKDFDAHKSDIQALLSAGGLLEQDCAWVNWEDGANKGNPLYEFNIRQLNTTENIRACHTFLEYLLDKKDPRIIKLYEVTANAKKTLGYSSDEELVAHMDECYEGLPCGDKPTTDETTEGGIAISKSSRMKQAYDDAVYLMNEAECELMIAEAYARLGDAEKAEEYYNKGVLAGFSRWGFDGTAFVDGAYKFDKADMLHSIAMQYWVTYAGANAYDGWMTRNRLGIPEVQANITVRKSTTALQRELSDGYVLGNLVDPGASNMNAGEYPMRLLYPTATTLYNSAAAKYVEENGNSLTKKLWWEK, from the coding sequence ATGAAAAGATATAAATTTTTAAGCGCAGCATTGCTGGGAGCCCTCTTGACAATGGGTACTGTTACTTCTTGTAGCGATTCCGGTTATTTGGATATCAACTACAACCCAAACTATCCTTCTACAGCTTCCTACAAGCAGTTGCTTCCGGCTGCCGAAGGTTCTATCGTAGCTGTCAGTGGTCTTTATCAGCAAATTACTGGTGACTTTTGGTGCCAGTATGTAACACAGGGTAATAGTACAAACCAGTATAATACATTGTCTAATTATGCTGTAACAACATCAGGTTCTATTCCTCCTGTTACTACGATTTGGCAGAATACATATGCCAACAGTCTGGAAGATTTAAAGCTGGCTTTGGCTTCTGCTGAAGAAAGTAAGGCTTGGAACTATTGGATGGTTGCCAAGATTCTTCAGGCCTATAATTTCTTGGTATTGACTGATACTTATGGTGATATTCCGTTTACAGGTGCCCTTGATGTCGAAAACAATCCACATGCTGCATTCGATGATAGCAAAACCGTAGTTTATCCAGGTATTCTGGAGATGCTGGATGCTGCCATTGCCAAACTCGATGATGCTAAAGCTGCAGAAAAAGCTTCACCTTTAGGAACTGCTGACTGTTTCTTGGGAGGCAGTATGGATAGCTGGGCAGGCTTTGCAAAGAGTTTGAAGTTGAAGATGTATCTCAAAGACTTCGACGCTCATAAATCTGATATTCAGGCTTTACTTAGTGCAGGTGGTCTTTTGGAGCAGGATTGTGCTTGGGTAAATTGGGAAGATGGCGCTAATAAGGGTAATCCTCTTTATGAATTTAATATCCGTCAGTTGAATACTACTGAGAATATTCGTGCTTGTCATACTTTCTTAGAGTATCTTTTGGATAAGAAGGATCCTCGTATCATCAAGTTGTATGAGGTAACTGCTAATGCCAAAAAAACTCTCGGCTATTCTTCTGATGAGGAACTGGTTGCTCACATGGATGAATGCTACGAGGGCCTTCCTTGCGGAGATAAGCCAACTACTGATGAAACTACAGAGGGTGGTATTGCAATCTCTAAGTCTTCTCGTATGAAACAGGCTTATGATGATGCTGTCTATCTGATGAACGAGGCTGAATGCGAATTGATGATTGCTGAGGCTTATGCTCGTTTGGGTGATGCTGAAAAGGCTGAGGAATATTATAATAAGGGTGTTCTTGCCGGCTTCAGCCGTTGGGGATTTGATGGTACTGCATTCGTTGATGGTGCTTACAAGTTCGATAAGGCTGATATGCTTCATAGTATCGCCATGCAGTATTGGGTAACTTATGCTGGAGCGAATGCTTATGATGGCTGGATGACCCGTAACCGTTTGGGTATTCCTGAGGTGCAGGCTAATATTACTGTTCGTAAATCAACAACTGCTTTGCAGCGTGAATTGTCTGATGGTTATGTGTTAGGCAATTTGGTTGATCCAGGTGCTAGCAATATGAATGCCGGTGAGTATCCTATGCGATTGCTTTATCCTACAGCTACTACATTGTATAACTCTGCTGCTGCCAAGTATGTAGAAGAGAATGGAAACTCGCTGACCAAGAAACTTTGGTGGGAGAAGTAA
- a CDS encoding SusC/RagA family TonB-linked outer membrane protein: protein MVKRLTMLMGGLVLSTGMALAQTTVTGKVVSQEDGEPVIGASVRIVGTKTGTATDVDGNFTLPNASKDAVLEISYLGMQTKTMKASAKMKIILASDARNLDEVVVTALGMKRSEKTLGYAASTANASELTVAKSGSLMSGLQGKMAGVQISGGGVTGTSQKVVIRGISSVSSNNPLYIVDGVPINNDRLGDNSVDFGSGAGDINPEDIESVTVLKGASATALYGSRAANGVIMITTKKPQGNKKASITYDGSLTFTDVLRVPMTQNLFGQGWGSWSNEENGSWGPRLDGREHWYGSTGLSNGETLTKPFSYVKNNIRDFYQVGKEWNNNVSLRYGDEKVGIVASYGNVSSNGITPNDGDTYHRNTFSLRGYANIDRFHLDMSLNYVRKDMRRSRDMYMELLQGASDVRFTDMKDYNLERNNVDNYYTLYATNPYYMVDNFYSTYQDDRIYGKLELSYDITKDIKVIGRFGGDYTNYKTERIEPRIIYTEGSYQATGNGTTVGNQGYYSKYRSQRGQIDASLLLTGNHTFGDFSVGATLGWNLNQRNYDNVGGYNEQLDIPGWNSLSNTSSYSITDTDSWNRRLLGLLGQVELGYKDWAFLNLSARNDWSSTLPMGDNSFFYGGANVSVLLNQAIPALKNVKQIDLLKVRAAIGQTGNDADVYMTNSYYRPFQSYYTYLPISGVSGLTEYNRLPNKSLKPEITTEYELGLSGTFFGNRLSFDVAYYDRTTKNQIISATLAPETGYTSNTRNVGKLQNKGIEAMVNFTPIRTKDWEWSVGATYAKNWSKVKELWDGLDEYTIPVGTTSTGLYSSMRGVSYVLKVGEPIGIFKLPATQKVTDKNSPYYGYRIVNGNGFLQSSTTDYDYLGSSQPDFVMGFTTHLKWKNLSLAATGDWHKGGLMYSETSYITHFNGNSTETVFNERDAFVYPHSVKIVGGEYVENNIPVASNYMNYVQGNYSYNPEVRRDFVVSRSYFKLRELALTYDFPKTITSALKMQKLSLSLVGHNLLLITPKHQNYIDPESSNFGNDISSEFGETMGSVSTRNYGINLKVVF from the coding sequence ATGGTAAAAAGATTGACCATGCTCATGGGGGGGCTTGTTCTTTCAACAGGAATGGCTCTCGCTCAAACTACTGTTACAGGTAAGGTTGTTTCTCAGGAAGATGGTGAGCCGGTGATTGGCGCATCTGTAAGAATTGTAGGAACTAAGACTGGAACAGCGACTGATGTCGATGGTAATTTTACGCTTCCTAATGCCAGCAAGGATGCTGTCTTGGAAATCAGTTACCTCGGCATGCAGACTAAAACAATGAAAGCATCTGCTAAGATGAAGATCATTTTGGCTTCTGATGCAAGAAATCTTGACGAGGTAGTTGTTACTGCCTTGGGTATGAAACGTTCAGAGAAAACTTTGGGTTATGCTGCCAGTACAGCCAACGCTTCTGAGTTGACTGTTGCTAAGTCTGGTTCCCTGATGAGTGGTCTTCAGGGTAAGATGGCTGGTGTGCAGATTTCTGGTGGTGGTGTTACAGGTACCTCTCAGAAAGTCGTAATTCGTGGTATTTCTTCTGTTTCCAGCAACAACCCATTGTATATTGTTGATGGTGTGCCTATCAACAATGACCGTTTGGGTGATAACTCTGTTGACTTTGGTAGTGGTGCAGGCGACATTAACCCAGAGGATATTGAATCGGTAACTGTATTGAAGGGTGCTTCTGCTACTGCTCTTTATGGTTCCCGTGCAGCCAATGGTGTTATCATGATTACTACAAAGAAGCCACAGGGTAACAAGAAGGCTTCTATCACTTACGATGGTTCTTTGACATTTACTGATGTGCTCCGTGTGCCAATGACTCAGAATCTCTTTGGTCAAGGTTGGGGTTCCTGGTCTAATGAGGAGAATGGTTCTTGGGGACCTCGCCTCGATGGTCGTGAGCACTGGTATGGTTCCACCGGTCTTTCTAACGGCGAGACTTTAACCAAGCCTTTTTCTTATGTTAAGAACAATATCCGTGACTTCTATCAGGTAGGTAAGGAATGGAACAACAACGTATCTCTCCGCTATGGTGATGAGAAAGTAGGTATTGTTGCATCTTACGGTAATGTAAGTTCTAATGGTATTACTCCTAATGATGGTGATACATATCATCGTAATACCTTCTCACTCCGTGGTTACGCCAATATCGACAGATTCCATCTGGACATGTCCCTGAACTATGTTCGCAAGGATATGCGCCGTTCTCGTGATATGTATATGGAGCTGCTTCAGGGTGCTTCTGATGTTCGTTTCACCGATATGAAGGATTACAACCTTGAGCGTAACAATGTAGATAACTACTATACATTGTATGCTACCAACCCATATTATATGGTAGATAACTTCTATTCTACTTATCAGGACGACCGTATTTATGGTAAGCTGGAGTTGTCATACGATATTACCAAGGATATCAAGGTAATTGGCCGTTTCGGTGGTGATTATACCAATTATAAGACCGAGCGCATCGAACCACGTATTATTTATACCGAAGGTTCTTATCAGGCAACTGGTAATGGTACAACTGTAGGTAACCAGGGTTACTATTCTAAGTATCGTTCTCAGCGTGGACAGATTGATGCCAGCCTCTTATTGACCGGTAATCATACTTTCGGTGATTTCTCGGTAGGTGCAACCTTAGGTTGGAACTTGAACCAGAGAAACTATGATAATGTAGGTGGTTATAATGAGCAGTTGGATATTCCAGGTTGGAATTCCTTGAGTAATACATCTTCCTATTCGATTACTGATACTGACTCATGGAATAGAAGATTGTTGGGTCTCTTGGGACAGGTTGAATTGGGTTATAAGGATTGGGCTTTCCTGAACCTTTCTGCCCGTAACGACTGGTCTTCTACTCTTCCTATGGGTGATAACAGCTTCTTCTATGGCGGTGCCAATGTGTCTGTGCTTCTGAATCAGGCTATTCCTGCTTTGAAGAATGTCAAGCAAATCGACTTGTTGAAGGTTCGTGCAGCTATAGGTCAGACAGGTAATGATGCTGATGTATATATGACTAATTCATATTATCGTCCATTCCAGTCTTATTATACATATTTGCCAATTTCCGGTGTTTCTGGTTTGACAGAGTATAACCGTTTGCCAAATAAATCATTGAAGCCTGAGATTACAACTGAGTATGAGCTTGGTTTGAGCGGTACATTCTTTGGCAACCGTTTGAGCTTCGATGTGGCTTACTATGATCGTACAACCAAAAATCAGATTATCTCTGCTACTTTGGCTCCTGAGACAGGTTATACTTCTAACACCCGTAATGTAGGTAAACTTCAGAACAAGGGTATTGAGGCGATGGTTAATTTTACTCCTATCCGTACTAAGGATTGGGAGTGGAGTGTAGGTGCTACATACGCTAAGAACTGGAGTAAGGTGAAGGAACTTTGGGATGGTCTTGATGAATATACCATTCCTGTAGGTACTACAAGTACTGGTTTGTATTCTTCTATGCGTGGTGTATCTTACGTATTGAAGGTTGGTGAGCCTATCGGTATCTTCAAGTTGCCAGCAACACAGAAGGTAACAGATAAAAACAGTCCATATTATGGTTATAGAATCGTAAATGGTAATGGTTTCTTGCAGTCTAGTACTACAGATTATGATTATCTCGGTTCTTCTCAGCCAGATTTCGTAATGGGCTTCACCACACATCTGAAGTGGAAGAACTTGAGTCTTGCTGCAACGGGCGACTGGCATAAGGGTGGATTGATGTATTCTGAGACATCTTATATTACTCACTTCAATGGTAACTCTACAGAGACCGTATTCAATGAGCGTGATGCTTTTGTTTATCCTCATTCTGTAAAGATTGTTGGTGGAGAGTATGTCGAGAATAATATTCCAGTTGCTTCCAACTATATGAATTATGTTCAGGGTAACTATAGCTACAACCCGGAGGTGCGTCGTGATTTCGTTGTAAGCCGTTCTTACTTCAAACTCCGTGAGTTGGCTTTGACATACGATTTCCCTAAGACAATCACAAGTGCATTGAAGATGCAGAAGTTGTCTTTGAGTCTAGTTGGCCACAACTTGTTGCTCATCACTCCAAAGCATCAGAATTATATCGACCCAGAGTCTTCTAACTTTGGTAATGATATCAGCTCTGAGTTTGGTGAGACTATGGGTTCTGTGTCAACTCGCAACTATGGTATTAACTTGAAGGTTGTATTTTAA
- a CDS encoding TolC family protein has translation MKKYITLIMLMGALIPAGAQAQTLSLDSCRAMALRNNKQLNASKLKKDVAYNMKKSARTKYLPKVDALGGYEWFSREISLLNDGQKSTFSNIGSTVTGGISGGASNLMSQLVSQGMITPEIAQQIGGLLNEKLGPLQQQGNALGEKLVDAFRTDTRNIWAGSVMVRQPIYMGGAIIAANKIADIGEQIAENDLDQQTQSTLYSIDQAYWLAVSLKQKQKLAISYRDLVKKLNEDVHKMIQQGVATKADGLKVDVKVNEAEMQITQAEDGLALSKMLLCQLCGIPMNQEITLADEDKETLALSGTPVDTEQQKVAAQDSALNTRPELRMLQNALDISKEATKMVRAINLPHVMLTGGYMISNPNVFNGFQKKFTGVWNVGVMVHVPVWNWFDGAYKVRAAKAASNIAQMNLDDTREKIHLQITQSQFKVKEAQKKLNMAMKNIASADENLRCANLGFKEGVMEVTDVMAAQTAWQKAQSQKIDAEIDVKLTQVGLNKALGILQ, from the coding sequence ATGAAAAAATATATAACTCTTATCATGCTGATGGGAGCATTGATTCCTGCTGGGGCTCAGGCACAAACGCTGAGCCTTGACAGTTGCCGTGCCATGGCGCTGCGCAACAACAAGCAGCTCAATGCCTCGAAGCTCAAGAAAGACGTGGCGTACAACATGAAGAAATCGGCACGTACCAAATATCTTCCTAAAGTAGATGCTTTAGGCGGTTACGAATGGTTCAGCAGGGAGATTTCGCTGCTGAACGACGGTCAGAAATCAACATTCAGCAATATCGGCTCTACCGTTACCGGAGGAATATCGGGAGGAGCCAGCAATCTGATGAGCCAACTTGTAAGTCAGGGAATGATTACCCCGGAGATAGCGCAGCAGATAGGCGGACTGCTGAATGAGAAACTGGGACCCCTGCAGCAGCAAGGCAATGCGCTGGGAGAGAAACTGGTAGATGCTTTCCGTACCGACACCCGCAATATCTGGGCTGGAAGCGTGATGGTTCGCCAACCTATCTATATGGGTGGAGCCATCATTGCAGCCAACAAGATTGCCGACATCGGAGAGCAGATTGCAGAGAATGATCTCGACCAGCAGACCCAGAGCACGCTCTACAGCATAGACCAGGCTTACTGGCTCGCCGTTTCGCTGAAGCAGAAGCAGAAACTCGCCATCAGTTACCGCGACCTCGTAAAGAAACTGAACGAGGATGTTCATAAGATGATTCAGCAGGGAGTAGCCACCAAGGCAGACGGACTGAAGGTAGACGTGAAAGTGAACGAGGCTGAGATGCAGATTACCCAAGCAGAAGACGGACTCGCCCTGTCGAAGATGCTGCTCTGCCAGCTCTGCGGCATTCCGATGAACCAGGAAATCACACTTGCCGATGAAGATAAGGAAACCCTGGCTTTATCAGGAACTCCTGTTGACACCGAGCAGCAGAAAGTGGCAGCACAGGATTCGGCGCTGAACACCCGGCCGGAACTCCGCATGCTGCAGAATGCGCTCGACATCTCTAAAGAAGCTACCAAAATGGTTCGCGCCATCAATCTGCCTCACGTCATGCTGACAGGCGGCTACATGATTTCGAACCCGAACGTATTCAATGGTTTCCAGAAGAAGTTTACCGGAGTCTGGAACGTAGGCGTGATGGTTCATGTTCCGGTATGGAACTGGTTCGACGGCGCCTACAAGGTGAGAGCCGCCAAGGCTGCCAGCAATATCGCCCAGATGAACCTGGATGATACGAGAGAGAAGATTCATCTGCAGATTACTCAAAGCCAGTTTAAGGTAAAGGAAGCCCAGAAGAAGCTCAACATGGCAATGAAGAACATCGCCAGTGCAGATGAGAACCTGAGATGCGCCAACCTCGGTTTCAAGGAAGGCGTGATGGAGGTTACCGACGTGATGGCTGCACAGACTGCCTGGCAGAAAGCACAGAGCCAGAAGATTGATGCAGAAATCGACGTGAAGCTGACTCAGGTTGGGCTGAACAAGGCGCTCGGTATCCTGCAGTAA
- a CDS encoding FimB/Mfa2 family fimbrial subunit has product MSKNPYRLLASLLLMLVATLTSCEKFSIDETTGKSREANANVTIHVQKIEGISLLTTKAADKQMALGDVCSRLTLAIFDGEEKLETVNQLSTDNGFGTAYVSLDEGEYRLVVIAHNGKGNCSVSAPEKVKFASNKLTDTFYYYGRLSVNEEGATTNINLRRAVGAFKLHINDETIPEEIRSIKFYYTGGSSTLDATTGFGCVNSRQTENFSMKDGGRDFTVYTFPHEEEKNIKMSISFLDADAKVVKSFEKADLKIHQNQTTYTEISIADGFGGGDDSTGGGISITVDPTWGETERVNF; this is encoded by the coding sequence ATGAGTAAGAATCCCTATCGGTTACTGGCATCCCTGTTGCTGATGCTCGTAGCGACGCTTACTTCATGCGAGAAGTTTTCGATTGACGAAACAACCGGAAAATCACGTGAGGCAAACGCCAATGTAACTATCCATGTGCAGAAAATAGAAGGCATAAGTCTGCTGACAACCAAAGCTGCCGACAAGCAGATGGCACTGGGCGATGTGTGCTCCAGACTGACACTTGCCATCTTTGACGGAGAGGAGAAACTGGAGACGGTGAACCAGCTTTCAACAGACAATGGCTTCGGAACAGCCTATGTAAGTCTGGACGAAGGAGAATACCGACTGGTGGTGATTGCCCACAACGGAAAGGGAAACTGCTCTGTCAGCGCACCCGAGAAAGTAAAGTTTGCAAGCAACAAACTTACCGACACCTTCTATTATTACGGCAGGTTGAGCGTAAACGAAGAGGGCGCCACCACAAACATCAACCTGAGGCGAGCAGTTGGCGCCTTCAAGTTACATATTAACGACGAAACCATTCCCGAAGAAATCAGAAGCATCAAGTTCTATTATACCGGCGGCAGCAGCACCCTGGATGCAACCACCGGATTCGGCTGCGTGAACAGCCGTCAGACCGAGAATTTCAGTATGAAAGATGGCGGCAGAGACTTTACCGTCTACACCTTCCCACATGAAGAAGAGAAGAACATCAAGATGAGTATCAGCTTTCTGGATGCCGATGCAAAGGTGGTAAAGAGTTTTGAAAAAGCCGATTTGAAAATCCATCAGAACCAAACAACCTATACCGAGATTTCCATTGCTGACGGATTCGGTGGCGGAGACGACAGTACGGGTGGTGGAATAAGCATTACCGTAGACCCTACCTGGGGGGAGACAGAACGGGTGAATTTCTAA
- a CDS encoding lipid-binding protein: MKKILYFLSFVFVALFTACSEGDDFDIDYTPIAPVGGEYRINVERGYDASKTDAEYWASNPTDAEFIFKTDGTGTTSGVLYAYLSNTTDYDKDKAWIRVGSTASKAAYAINAKVSIDMSAYTFGGENVDDFIGNSATATDKVTVSGKCGHNTYTTVSGTVTDEISFTYSRSDQPGYHYRVTGFKSTGWAEDNK; this comes from the coding sequence ATGAAGAAAATATTATATTTTTTGAGCTTTGTTTTCGTAGCATTGTTTACTGCATGCTCTGAGGGAGACGATTTCGATATCGATTATACTCCTATTGCTCCTGTTGGTGGTGAGTATAGAATCAATGTGGAGAGAGGTTATGATGCTTCTAAGACAGATGCAGAGTATTGGGCTTCTAATCCAACAGATGCTGAATTCATCTTTAAGACTGATGGTACAGGAACCACTTCGGGTGTTCTCTATGCCTATCTCAGCAATACTACCGATTATGATAAGGATAAGGCATGGATTCGTGTAGGCTCAACTGCCTCTAAGGCAGCTTACGCCATCAATGCTAAGGTATCTATTGATATGAGTGCTTATACTTTTGGTGGTGAGAATGTGGATGATTTCATTGGTAACTCTGCTACAGCTACCGACAAGGTAACTGTTAGCGGTAAGTGTGGTCACAATACTTATACTACTGTATCTGGTACTGTGACAGATGAAATCAGTTTCACCTATTCCCGTTCTGACCAGCCTGGATATCATTACAGAGTAACAGGCTTTAAGTCTACTGGTTGGGCTGAGGATAACAAGTAA
- a CDS encoding B3/B4 domain-containing protein yields the protein MKIIVSEEIESVCPTFVGACVEANVVNTPYCQELWDEIHALGEKYKETLTTESLKEMSGIAATRKVYRACGKDPSRYRPASEALIRRMLQGKELYQRDTLVDLVNLASIAYGYSIGGFDADKFEGDTLTLGVGKANEPYEGIGRGMINIEGLPVYRDKTGGVGTPTSDNERTKMSIDTTHLVVLINGYDGDEQHVRENAEYIIELLKKYCQSDGGSYFIYK from the coding sequence ATGAAAATTATTGTATCAGAAGAAATCGAATCGGTATGTCCCACCTTTGTGGGAGCATGCGTGGAAGCCAATGTGGTAAACACCCCTTATTGCCAGGAACTTTGGGATGAGATTCATGCACTTGGCGAAAAGTACAAAGAGACGCTGACCACGGAATCGCTGAAAGAGATGAGTGGAATTGCCGCCACCCGAAAAGTGTACCGTGCCTGCGGCAAGGATCCTTCGCGTTACCGTCCGGCATCAGAAGCCCTTATCCGCAGAATGCTCCAGGGCAAGGAACTCTACCAGAGAGATACGCTGGTGGACCTGGTGAACCTGGCGAGCATAGCCTACGGCTACAGCATCGGCGGATTTGATGCAGACAAGTTTGAAGGCGACACCCTGACCCTGGGCGTAGGCAAAGCCAACGAACCATACGAAGGCATCGGCAGAGGCATGATTAATATAGAAGGTCTGCCTGTTTACAGAGACAAGACAGGTGGTGTAGGAACCCCGACCAGCGACAACGAGCGAACCAAAATGAGTATTGACACCACCCATCTGGTGGTTCTCATCAACGGATATGACGGAGACGAACAGCACGTTCGCGAGAATGCCGAATACATTATCGAGCTTCTGAAGAAATATTGCCAGAGTGATGGAGGCAGCTACTTCATCTACAAATAA
- a CDS encoding Cof-type HAD-IIB family hydrolase, giving the protein MDKKIKALFFDIDGTLVSFKTHKIPQSTVDALEQAKKNGVEVYISTGRPQLIINNLGQIEHLIDGYITTNGARCFVGDKVVSQHAILPEDVKKIIEAADRDDYPAIVVGEHHLAIHHYTDEVYEIFAKGLGVDCEIFLTDVNELGDEQVLQVTPFCSVEQEALLMPTLRNCTSGRWHPAFTDITAADADKGKGLHAMADYLGLNIEETMAFGDGGNDISIVREAGTGVAMGNAGDNLKQVADYITTHVDEDGVKNALLHFGVI; this is encoded by the coding sequence ATGGATAAGAAGATAAAAGCATTGTTTTTTGATATTGACGGCACCCTGGTGAGTTTCAAAACTCACAAGATTCCGCAGAGCACGGTAGATGCCTTGGAGCAGGCTAAGAAGAATGGGGTAGAGGTGTATATTTCTACCGGTCGTCCGCAACTCATCATCAACAACCTCGGTCAGATAGAACATCTCATCGACGGTTACATCACCACCAATGGAGCCCGCTGTTTTGTAGGCGATAAGGTGGTGAGCCAGCACGCCATCCTTCCTGAAGATGTAAAGAAGATTATCGAGGCAGCCGACCGTGATGATTATCCGGCAATCGTCGTAGGAGAGCATCATCTCGCTATCCATCATTATACTGACGAGGTTTATGAAATCTTTGCCAAGGGACTGGGGGTGGATTGTGAAATCTTCCTGACCGATGTGAATGAACTGGGAGACGAGCAGGTTCTGCAGGTTACTCCTTTCTGTTCGGTAGAGCAGGAGGCGCTCCTGATGCCTACGCTCCGCAACTGCACCTCGGGCAGATGGCATCCTGCCTTTACGGATATTACGGCAGCCGATGCGGATAAGGGCAAGGGCTTGCATGCAATGGCTGATTATCTGGGTTTGAACATAGAAGAAACCATGGCTTTCGGCGATGGCGGCAATGATATTTCCATCGTACGGGAGGCAGGCACCGGTGTTGCAATGGGCAATGCAGGAGATAATCTCAAGCAGGTAGCCGATTACATTACGACTCATGTGGATGAAGATGGTGTTAAGAATGCGCTCCTCCATTTTGGCGTGATTTAA
- a CDS encoding HlyD family secretion protein — MSKKSQHNNILLAVIGFTAVVILVGVIGFFTLEQKDDTIQGEVEVSEYRVSCKLPGRVVELRVQEGDYVHVGDTLAILEVPEMKSQEQMLQATNAAAEAMKDLTDAGARKEQIQGAYQLVQQAEAAATIAKKTYDRMQNLFNEGVISGQKRDEAYAAYKATEAQVAAARSQYDMAKNGAREQEKRMAANNTQASKSAVDVVKNLLKETVQIAQCEGEVSNVYPKVGELVGLGSPIMSISIMSDMWGTFNVREDHLKGLNKGDEFTAYVPAFNKDIKMKVYYLKDQGSYATWKATKDNGDYDRKTFEVKARPVTKIEGLRPGMSLIIK, encoded by the coding sequence ATGTCTAAGAAATCACAGCATAACAACATATTGCTCGCTGTAATCGGTTTTACAGCAGTAGTCATTCTCGTAGGCGTCATCGGTTTCTTCACCCTGGAACAGAAGGATGACACCATTCAGGGCGAGGTAGAAGTATCAGAATACAGAGTGTCCTGCAAACTTCCTGGACGCGTAGTAGAACTCCGCGTTCAGGAAGGCGATTACGTTCATGTGGGCGATACGCTCGCCATCCTCGAAGTGCCGGAAATGAAATCGCAGGAACAGATGCTCCAGGCTACCAACGCTGCAGCCGAGGCGATGAAGGACCTGACGGATGCAGGTGCACGCAAGGAGCAGATTCAGGGCGCTTACCAGTTGGTTCAGCAGGCTGAAGCTGCCGCAACCATCGCCAAGAAGACCTACGACCGCATGCAGAACCTCTTCAACGAGGGTGTAATCAGCGGTCAGAAACGCGATGAGGCTTACGCAGCCTACAAGGCTACAGAGGCTCAGGTGGCTGCTGCCAGAAGTCAGTACGATATGGCGAAGAATGGCGCCCGCGAACAGGAGAAGCGCATGGCTGCCAACAACACCCAGGCTTCGAAGAGCGCTGTGGATGTAGTGAAGAATCTTCTGAAAGAGACCGTTCAGATTGCCCAGTGCGAGGGCGAGGTTAGCAATGTCTATCCTAAGGTAGGCGAGCTGGTAGGCCTCGGCTCTCCTATCATGAGCATCTCTATCATGAGCGATATGTGGGGAACCTTCAATGTTCGCGAAGACCATCTCAAGGGGCTGAACAAGGGCGATGAGTTCACCGCTTACGTTCCTGCCTTCAACAAGGACATCAAGATGAAGGTTTACTACCTGAAAGACCAGGGCTCTTACGCTACCTGGAAGGCAACCAAGGATAATGGCGACTACGACCGCAAGACATTCGAGGTGAAGGCCCGTCCTGTCACAAAGATTGAGGGATTGCGCCCGGGAATGTCACTCATCATTAAATAA